DNA from Microbacterium sp. SORGH_AS_0969:
GGGGAGGGGAGAGGGGAGGGGGGAGTTAGGCGAACAGGCGCTGGAGGCGCTGCACGCCCTCGAGGAGCTGGTCGTCGCCGAGGGCGTACGACAGGCGCAGGTAGCCGCTCGGGCCGAAGGCCTCGCCGGGAACCACGGCGACCTCGGCCTTCTCGAGGATGAGGTCGGCGAGCTCGAGCGAGGTCGTCGGCGTCACCCCGTCCCACGACCGGTTGAGAAGGCCCCGCACGTCGGGGTAGACGTAGAACGCGCCCAGCGGGTTCGGGACCTCGACGCCGTCGATCTTCGCCAGCTCCGACACGATGAGCTGACGGCGGCGGTCGAAGGCCAGACGGAACTGCTCGGCCTCGTCCTGCGGGCCGTTGAGCGCTGCGGCCGCTGCGATCTGGGCGACGTTGTTGACGTTGCTCGACAGGTGCGACTGCAGGTTGCCGGCGAGCTTCATGGCATCCGCCGGGCCCACCATCCAGCCCACGCGCCATCCGGTCATCGCGTAGGTCTTGGCGACGCCGTTGACGAGGATGGTCTGCTCGGCGAGTTCGGGCACGGCCTCGACGATCGAGACGGCCTTGACGCCCTCGTACGTGAGGTTCTGGTAGATCTCATCGGTGATGACCCAGATGCCGTGCTCGAGGGCCCAGCGGCCGATCTCGGCGGTCTCTTCGGGGGTGTACACCGAGCCGGTGGGGTTCGAGGGCGAGACGAAGACGAGCACCGTGGTCTTGTCGGTGCGCGCGGCCTCGAGCTGCGCGACGGTGACCTTGTAGTCCTGGTCGGCGCCGGCGAACACCTCGACGGGCGTGCCGTCGGCCAGCGCAATCGCTTCGGGGTAGGTCGTCCAGTACGGCGCGGGCAGCAGCACCTCGTCGCCGGGGTTCACCACGGTCTGGAACGCCTGGTACACCGACTGCTTGCCGCCGTTGGTCACGATGACCTGCGAGGGCGCGACCTCGAGGCCCGAGTCGCGCAGGGTCTTGGCCGCGATCGCCTCACGCAGCACCGGGAGGCCGGCGGCGGGGGTGTAGCGGTAGTTCTTGGGATCCTGCAGCGCCTTCGCGGCGGCATCCACGATGAACGACGGGGTTGCGAAGTCGGGCTCGCCGGCCGCGTACGAGATGACGGGACGGCCGGCGGCCTGGAGGGCCTTGGCCTTGGCGTCGACCTTCAGGGTCGCGGACTCGGCGATGGCGGAGAGCTTGCGGGAGAGCGGGGCGCGGGAAGTCACAAGGGAGAGCCTAATGTTTTCGCGCTTCCGCGCCGAGGATCATGACGACCAGGGCACCAGCACGAGCAGGGCGGGAACGAGCATCAGGATGCCGAGCCCCAGCGCCACGATCGACCACACGCGTCTGCCCGCTCGGCGCGTGGCGACGATCAGTCCGATCACGGCCAGCACGATGACGATCACGCCGTCGCCGAAGAGCAGCGGCAGCAGGATGATGCCGAGCCACCAGATCGCGTTCATCTCGGGGATGAGCCCCACGAGGTAGACGAAGAGTGTCGGGATCGCGAGGACGGCGGCGAGGATCACCGCGACGATGCCGAGGACGTCGGCGGGGCGCCGGGGGGAGGCGGGGGCAGTGGCCATGCGGTCACGGTAGCGCGATACCGCTCGGCCGCGCCGGGCGTGAGCGAGAACGCGTCACGGGACGGTAACGCGGGTCCGTTAGCGTTGCGGGGTGACAGCAGAGCCCCTGGCGCGGACGCGCCCTCATCGCCGTGCCGTCCTCGCGCTGTCCAAGCTCGGCCTCGCCACGCTGATCGTCGGGCTGGCGACCGGCCTCGCGGTGCTGCTGCTCGTGTGGATCGTTCACTCGATCGAGCACCTCGTGTGGGGTCACGAGGAGGGGCCGTTCCTCGACGGCCTCGCGCTGCCGTCGCCGTGGTGGCTGCCGATCGTCACCGTGGGTGGGGCGGGTGTCGTCGCCGCGCTCGGGTGGTACCTGCTACGGCGGTTCGGTCGCAAGCTCGCCACGGTCGAGCAGGGTGTCGACGGCGCCCGGATGCCGTGGTGGGAGACGCTCGCCGACACCGTCATCCAGGTGACCTCGGTGGCCCTCGGCGCCTCGATCGGCAAGGAGGTCGCGCCGCGCGAGCTCTCCGCGATGGCGGGCTCGAAGATCGTCGGCTGGTTCGGCCTCGACGCGCGGTGGCGGTGCATCCTCATCGCCTCGGCGGCGGGTGCCGGTCTCGCGGCGGTCTACAACGTCCCGCTCGCGGGTGCGCTGTTCGCGATCGAGATCCTGCTCGCGCAGTTCAGCGTCGGCGGCGCGGTCGTCGCCCTGACCGTCAGCGCGATCGCCACGCTCGTCGCGCGCCCCCTCGTCGGCGACGGTTCGCTCTACGAGGTGCCCGCGCTCGAGGTGAACGCCTCGCTCGTCGTCGCGGCCGTCCTCATCGGCCCGCTCATGGGCTGGGGTGCGACGAGCTTTGCGACCGTGACCAAGGCGCTCGGACGCTTCCGCCCGGCGGGCTGGAAACTGCTCGTCGTCCTGCCCGTGACGTTCGCGGCCGTGGGGGTGCTCGGGGCGTTCTTCCCGCTGATCCTCGGCAACGGTCGCGCCCTGGCCACCGCGGGCTTCGACCTGTCGCAGCCCGCGCTCCTGCTGCTCCTGCTCGCTCTACTGAAGTACGTCGCGACGACGATCTCGCTGGGCTCGGGGGCGATCGGCGGCACCCTCCAGCCCTCCGTCGCAATCGGTGCGGCGCTGGGTGCGGCCGCGGCGGCCGGGTGGGCACTGATCTGGCCGGGCGCCGACGGCACGGCGCTCGCGATCATCGCGGCGGCCGCGTTCTTGGCATCCAACATGCGGGCGCCCTTCACCGCGATCGCGTTGATCATCGAGTTCACCGACACCGGCTTCACGCTCCTGCTGCCGATCTTCCTCGCGGTGGCGGGGTCGCTCGCCGCTTCGCGGCTGAGCTCGCGCGCGGGGCTGCGGCGGTTCACGCCGATCGACCCGGCGCGTCCCTGATCGCTCGGTCGCGAGAGTCGGCTCAGACGAAGGCGGCCAGGGCGGCCTCGAGCGCCGCGGGATCGGCGCCGGACGCGCTGTTGTCGAAGAGCACGTGGTGCGCGCCGCGCCACCGGCAGTCGGCGGCCTGCGCCGTGGCCCAGAACTCGTCCCAGTGGGCGAGCTTCCAGGCGTCGCGACCGTAGCCGCGCGAATCGACGCGGTCCCGGACGAGGGCACCGTCGACCGTCACGTGCACCACGGTGATGACGACATCGGCGGGCCAGTCGTGCGCGGCTGCGGCGCGCTCGAGGTAGTCCTCTTCCGGGAAGTACCGCACGAAGGGGGCGTCGAGCACGACATCGTTGCCCAGGCGCAGGTTGTCGCCGGCGAGGCGGAGGAGCGTCGCGTACTCCAGCCCCATCACCACGTCCTGGTAGTAGGGGTTGTTGTCGCGTTCGTTCTTGTCGCTCCCCGCGGCCTCGAGGAGAGCCTCGGTGAAGGCGGTGGCGACGGAGTCCTTGTCGAGGTACGCGGCACCGATGCGGCGGGCGATGAGGGTGCTCACGGTCGACTTGCCGCTGCCGGCCGGGCCGATCACGAAGAACAGTCGTGCGGTCATGGGGTTCCTCCCGGAGGGCGGGGAGGACGAGAGGTCGTCCTCCCCGCGCGGAATCAGGATGCCGCGGCGGAGCGGTCCTTGACGAACAGTCCGTACGACAGGGCGCCGACCAGCAGCAGCACTCCGCCGATGAGGAACACCGTCGTGTAGTTGCCTCCCGTGGAGGTGAGGATCGCCCCGGTGACCACGGGGGCGACGGCCGCTCCGATGAATCCGCCGAAGTTCTGGATGGCGCCGAGAGAGGCGACCTGGTTCGACGGCGCGACGTCGGAGGCGAGGGTCCAGAGGCACCCGATCGGCACCTGCGAGGCGAAGTAGCCGACCGACAGCAGCACGATGGCGAGCGGGGTGCTGTCGACGTACGCGACGGGGAGCACCGCCGCGGCGGCGAGGATCGCCCCGCCGACGATCGGGATCTTGCGCGCGCGGACGGTGTTCACACCGCGGCGGACGAGCCGGTTCGAGAGCCAGCCGCCGAAGATCACGCCGATGATGCCGCAGAGGAACGGCAGCGACGCGAGCCACCCGCTCTGGGCGAGGCTGAAGCCGCGGGCGGTCTGCAGGTAGCTGGGGAGCCAGGTGAGGTAGACCCACACGGTGTAGAAGATGCCGAAGGCGCCGAGAACCATGAACCAGGTGTTCGACTGCAGCAGCAGGCGTCCCCAGCCGACCTTCTCGACCGATGCGGCGACGCGCGCCTCGGCCTCGGCGCCCTTGATGAGCGCCTGCTCCTTCAGGGTCGGGTCGCGGTAGATGCGCAGCCACACGAGGGCGACGACGATGCCGAAGGCTCCGACGATGATGAACATCCCGCGCCAGCTCATCGTCAGCAGAAGGAAGGTCAGCAGCGGCGGGGCGATCGCGTTGGCGATCTGCGAGCCCGCGTTGACGAGCGAGACCGGGAGCGCCCGCTCGGACTTGTTGAACCAGCGCTCGTTGACCTTCAGCGCCGAGGTGAAGAACGGCGACTCGGTGATGCCGAGGGCGACGCGGCAGGCGTAGAGCACGCCGAAGGAGTTCGCGGCCGCGGTCACGATCGACACGAGAGACCACGCGCCCGCGGCGAACGCGAACATCTTCTTGGGCCCGAACTTGTCGACGAGGTAACCGGCGGGGAGGTTCGCGATCGCGTACGGCCACGAGAACGCCGACAGCAGCAGACCCATCGCGAGCGGGTCGAGCCCGAACTCTCCGGCGATCGTGGTGTTCGCCACGCTGAGGGTCGATCGGTCGAGGTAGTTCACCACCCCGCCGAGGATCAGGAAGCCGACCAGGAACCATCGGATCCGGATCGTCTTCTTCTCGTCGCGCGTGAGCACCGGCGCGTCAGCCGTCGTCTCGCTCATGGTCCACTCCTTCGTGATCGGGTGACGGCGGACGTCGCGGTCCGCCGCGGGGGTCAGTGCGGCGTGCGGACGCTCGCCACGGCGGCGAGGAAGTCCGCCGCTGCTCGGGTGACGTCGGCCATGTCGCCGGTCGGGCGGGCGGCCTTCGTGATGGCGCTTCCGACGCCGACCGCGAGGGCCCCGGCGCCGAACCAGTCGCCGACGTTGTCGCGCGTGGCGCCGCCTGCCGGGAGGATCGGGGCGTGCGCGAGCGGCGCCATGACCGTGCGCAGGTAATCGGGGCCGGCGATCTCGGTCGGGAACAGTTTGACGATGTCGGCGCCGGCCTCCATGGTGGCGACGATCTCGGTGGGGGTGAACGCCCCGCTGATCGTGAGCGCCTGATACCGATTGGCCGCGCGGATCATGTCGGGGTTCAGGTTCGGGCTCACGAGCATGCGCGCGCCGGCCTGCACCGACGCGACCGCCATCTCGGCATCCAGAACCGTTCCGACGCCCACGGCGACGTGATCCCCGAACTCGTCGGCGAGGGTGCGCACGACCTCGAGCGCCCGCGGCACCGAGAGGGTGATCTCGAGGGCCCGGATGCCACCGGCGACGGCGGCGCGAGAGACGGCGAGCGCCTCGTCGGGGGAATCGAGGCGGACGATCAAAACCACGCCGGTGTCGACGACGGCGGAGAGGACTTCGTGCTTCTTTAACATCGTTGCACACGGTATCACGAAAATTCACACGGTAGAACACGATGTCTCATGTCCGCGGAGGCTTAGGCTCGGAGGGATGTCGACACCGCCACCCCTCATCCCGGAACAGCGTCAGCGCGAACTGATGCGTCTCCTGCGCGGAGCGGGGGCTCTCAGCATCCGTCACCTGGCCTCGTCGCTGGGGGTGTCGCACATGACCGTGCGACGCGACATCGCCGCGCTCGAGGACGAGGGTCTTGTGGATGCCGTGCAGGGCGGCGTGCGCCTTCGCGAACGCACCGGTGTGGAGCCCCCGCGCGAGCGGGGTTCTCGCGCGGTGCTCGAGCTCCCGCGCAAGGAGGCCGTCGCCCGTCGAGCCGCCGCGCTGATCACGGACGACATGACCGTCTTCATCGACGCGGGGACGACGTGTCAAGCGCTCGTTCCCCATCTGACGGCGCGGCGCGGACTGACCGTGGTGACCAACGACTTCTTCACCGTCTCGGCGCTGTACGCGCACCCCGCGATCGAGGTCATCCACACCGGAGGGGTCGTGGATGCCGCGAGCGGTTCGTCGAGCGGCGCCCTCGCCGCCGCCACCGTCTCGGCCATGACCCTCGACCTCGCGATCCTCAGCACCGGAACCTGGGACACCGCGCACGGGTTGACGACCCCCGAGCTCGACAAGGTCGTCTTGAAGCGAGCGGTTCTGGATGCCGCGACCTCGGGCGCCCTCGTCGCCGACAGCACGAAGTACGGCACCGCGGAGCGTTTCCGCGTCGTGCCCCTCGACGCGCTCGACGTCATCGTGAGCGACGCCGAGCTGCCCGAGAGTGCGGCGGCGGCGATCGCCGAGATGGGCGTCGAGCTGTGGACCGCGGAGGACTGAGGAGACACCGGGTCACGAAGCGCGTGTCCCTCCGCCGGCGCGCCTAGGCTCGACGGGTGATCGAGTGGATTCTGACCGAGTGGACGCAGATCCTCGGCTTCGCGACGGGCGCCGCGTGCGTGCTGCTGGCCGCACGGCGGAACGTGTGGACCTACCCGATCGGGATCGCGAACAACCTCGTGTTCCTCGTGGTGTTCGTGCCGGCCGGGCTCTACGCCAGCGCCGCTCTGCAGGTGGTCTACCTCGTGCTCGGTGTGCACGGGTGGTGGCGCTGGACGCGCGGGGTCGAACACGACCGCGAGTATGTCGCCCGGACACCCCGGCGCGCCGTGCCCTGGCTCATCGTCGCCGCGGTGGCGGGGACGGCCCTGCTGACCTGGGTGCTCGCCACCTTCACCGATTCGCAGGTCGCCCTGGCGGATGCCGCGACCACCTCGGCGAGCCTCGTCGCGCAGTACATGCTCAACCGCAAGTGGATCGAGAACTGGTTCGTGTGGATCGGTGTGGACGTCGCCTTCGTGGCGCTCTCGATCGCCACCGGACTGTGGATCATCGCCGCGCTGTACGCCCTGTTCATCGGGCTGTGCGTGAGCGGGCTGTGGTCGTGGCGCCGTGTGCAGAGCGAGTCGTCGGATGCCGTGCCCGCGGCGGACGCCCGTGCCTGAGCGCCGCTACCGCCACGGCGTGGTCGTCGGCAAGTTCTACCCCCTCCACGTCGGGCACGCACACCTCATCCGCTCGGCCGTGCGCGCGTGCGAGAAGGTCACGGTCGAGGTGATCGCGGCATCCGTCGAGTCGATCCCCCTCGACAGGCGGGCCGCGTGGGTGCGCGCGGACCACCCGACGGTGCGCGTGGTCGATCTCCTCGACGACACCCCGGTCGACTTCGCCTCCGACACGGCGTGGGACGCGCACACCGCGACCATCGCGGGGCTTCTCGACGAACCGGTCGACGTCGTCTTCACCTCCGACGAGTACGGGGCGGAACTCGCGCGCCGTCTCGGCGCGGACTGGGTGCAGATCGACCCCGGTCGACGCATCAACCCCGTCTCGGGAACGGCCATCCGCGCCGACCTCGACGCGCACTGGCACGAGCTCTCGCCGACGGTCCGTACCGACCTCGCCGCCCGCGTCGTCGTGCTCGGCGCGGAGTCGACAGGATCGACGACGCTCGCCGAGGCGCTCGCCGCCGAGCTTGGCACGCTCTGGGTGCCGGAGTACGGTCGCGAGCTGAGCGAGACGCGCGAGGGCGGGCTCGAGGCGCCCTGGCGCAGCGACGAGTTCGACCTCGTCGTCGACCGGCAGATCGCCTGGGAACAGGATGCCGCGCGCCGGGCGCCGCGTCCGGTGCTGGTCTGCGACACCGACGTGCTCGCCACCGCCCTGTGGCACGAGCGGTACGTGGGCACGGCCGCGCCGCGCATCTTCGCGCGGGCCGCGGCGCACCGCCCGGCGTTGTACATCCTCACGGGCGATCAGATTCCCTTCGTGCAGGACGGGATGCGCGACGGAGAGCACATCCGCGCCGATATGCAGAAGCGCTTCCGCGAGGTGCTCGCGGCGCAACCGGTGCCGTGGCTCGAGGTGCGGGGGACGGTCGCCGAGCGGGTGGCATCCGCTCTTCCCGCCATCCATCGAGCGGTGGCCGAAGCGACCTCGTTCGCCGCTCCCATGGAGGGTCGACCGCACGCCGAGCAAGAGGATCTGCGGCGGCGGGCCGGCGGTTAGGCTGGCGCGATGGCGGACCGCTGGCACAAGCTCTCGCAGGCACCCACCACGGCGGGAACGGGGGAGGGGACGGCCTCGATGACGGCCGCCGACCTGTTCCGTGACACCGCCGAGACGGTCGCGGTGCCGCTCGACGAGAAGCTCCGCCAGACCTACTACTGGATCGTCAACCGCGCGGTGATCTCGCCGTACTACGACGTCGAGTTCTCGTCTGGCGCGCCGCTCGCCTACGCCCTCGGCGACGCGGGCGCCGAGCTGACCCTGCCGAGCGAGGCGTCGTTCTCGTCCAACGTCCTCCTTCCGCTGTTGAGCTTCGCGGTCGGGGGCAAGTGCCTACTCGTCGGCGGTCCGGGGCGCGGCAAGACGACCGTCGCGGTGCTCATGGGCGTCCTCGCCGGCTCCACGCCCGACGACGTGCGCCGCGGGGTGCAGCAGGGACAGCCGCAGCTCACGATCAGCGACCTCGTCGGCATCCCTCTTCCCCGGGACCTCATGAACGCCGCGAGTCTCGCCGAGGTCGGCGTCGCGTGGCGCGATTGGCTGTCGCGGCCGGTCAAGATCGTCGACGAGTACAATCGCATCCCCACGAAGACGCAGTCGGCGCTGCTGACGATGGTCGCCGAGGGGTACGTCGAGAGCCACGACCAGCTCAGGAAGACGGCGCCTGTGTCGGGGGTCGAGAGCTGGTTCTTCACAGCGAACGACGACGCCGGTGGGGGGACGTTCCCGGTCATCCAGGCGCTCCGCGACCGCATGGACGTCACGGTGCCCGCGGCCGGGTTCAACAGCCGTTTCCTCGACGAGCTGATCACGCGCGTCGAAGCCGGCGAGAAGCCCGAGGAGCACGTCCCCGCCGAGCTCGTCTTCGCGCCCGAGGAGCAGACCGCGATGCGGGCGGCGATCCGCGCGGTGCCCGTGCCCGTCGAGGTGCGGCGGCG
Protein-coding regions in this window:
- a CDS encoding DeoR/GlpR family DNA-binding transcription regulator — its product is MSTPPPLIPEQRQRELMRLLRGAGALSIRHLASSLGVSHMTVRRDIAALEDEGLVDAVQGGVRLRERTGVEPPRERGSRAVLELPRKEAVARRAAALITDDMTVFIDAGTTCQALVPHLTARRGLTVVTNDFFTVSALYAHPAIEVIHTGGVVDAASGSSSGALAAATVSAMTLDLAILSTGTWDTAHGLTTPELDKVVLKRAVLDAATSGALVADSTKYGTAERFRVVPLDALDVIVSDAELPESAAAAIAEMGVELWTAED
- a CDS encoding bifunctional 4-hydroxy-2-oxoglutarate aldolase/2-dehydro-3-deoxy-phosphogluconate aldolase, producing the protein MLKKHEVLSAVVDTGVVLIVRLDSPDEALAVSRAAVAGGIRALEITLSVPRALEVVRTLADEFGDHVAVGVGTVLDAEMAVASVQAGARMLVSPNLNPDMIRAANRYQALTISGAFTPTEIVATMEAGADIVKLFPTEIAGPDYLRTVMAPLAHAPILPAGGATRDNVGDWFGAGALAVGVGSAITKAARPTGDMADVTRAAADFLAAVASVRTPH
- the pnuC gene encoding nicotinamide riboside transporter PnuC, with the translated sequence MIEWILTEWTQILGFATGAACVLLAARRNVWTYPIGIANNLVFLVVFVPAGLYASAALQVVYLVLGVHGWWRWTRGVEHDREYVARTPRRAVPWLIVAAVAGTALLTWVLATFTDSQVALADAATTSASLVAQYMLNRKWIENWFVWIGVDVAFVALSIATGLWIIAALYALFIGLCVSGLWSWRRVQSESSDAVPAADARA
- a CDS encoding AAA family ATPase encodes the protein MADRWHKLSQAPTTAGTGEGTASMTAADLFRDTAETVAVPLDEKLRQTYYWIVNRAVISPYYDVEFSSGAPLAYALGDAGAELTLPSEASFSSNVLLPLLSFAVGGKCLLVGGPGRGKTTVAVLMGVLAGSTPDDVRRGVQQGQPQLTISDLVGIPLPRDLMNAASLAEVGVAWRDWLSRPVKIVDEYNRIPTKTQSALLTMVAEGYVESHDQLRKTAPVSGVESWFFTANDDAGGGTFPVIQALRDRMDVTVPAAGFNSRFLDELITRVEAGEKPEEHVPAELVFAPEEQTAMRAAIRAVPVPVEVRRRLEFFLSHFEFVQGGGRRFEYRTKDTVTTAGGKVAETIEANSGADLMADLGAQTLNGLSVRALQTLIVYAKAVAWFRGRDEVSLADVAAMVPFVLRGKLLPNPTHPRFDVGVERELSTDLMSWLSDLFAESCRQYDALGRGRQDPVGELLAQLDAGLDGVSAVEASRRLTAVEARLRAASTSGKLYGRDFDDLTALKYLHQRYTAYLRWVEGRA
- a CDS encoding MFS transporter, translated to MSETTADAPVLTRDEKKTIRIRWFLVGFLILGGVVNYLDRSTLSVANTTIAGEFGLDPLAMGLLLSAFSWPYAIANLPAGYLVDKFGPKKMFAFAAGAWSLVSIVTAAANSFGVLYACRVALGITESPFFTSALKVNERWFNKSERALPVSLVNAGSQIANAIAPPLLTFLLLTMSWRGMFIIVGAFGIVVALVWLRIYRDPTLKEQALIKGAEAEARVAASVEKVGWGRLLLQSNTWFMVLGAFGIFYTVWVYLTWLPSYLQTARGFSLAQSGWLASLPFLCGIIGVIFGGWLSNRLVRRGVNTVRARKIPIVGGAILAAAAVLPVAYVDSTPLAIVLLSVGYFASQVPIGCLWTLASDVAPSNQVASLGAIQNFGGFIGAAVAPVVTGAILTSTGGNYTTVFLIGGVLLLVGALSYGLFVKDRSAAAS
- a CDS encoding pyridoxal phosphate-dependent aminotransferase; translation: MTSRAPLSRKLSAIAESATLKVDAKAKALQAAGRPVISYAAGEPDFATPSFIVDAAAKALQDPKNYRYTPAAGLPVLREAIAAKTLRDSGLEVAPSQVIVTNGGKQSVYQAFQTVVNPGDEVLLPAPYWTTYPEAIALADGTPVEVFAGADQDYKVTVAQLEAARTDKTTVLVFVSPSNPTGSVYTPEETAEIGRWALEHGIWVITDEIYQNLTYEGVKAVSIVEAVPELAEQTILVNGVAKTYAMTGWRVGWMVGPADAMKLAGNLQSHLSSNVNNVAQIAAAAALNGPQDEAEQFRLAFDRRRQLIVSELAKIDGVEVPNPLGAFYVYPDVRGLLNRSWDGVTPTTSLELADLILEKAEVAVVPGEAFGPSGYLRLSYALGDDQLLEGVQRLQRLFA
- a CDS encoding AAA family ATPase, with amino-acid sequence MPERRYRHGVVVGKFYPLHVGHAHLIRSAVRACEKVTVEVIAASVESIPLDRRAAWVRADHPTVRVVDLLDDTPVDFASDTAWDAHTATIAGLLDEPVDVVFTSDEYGAELARRLGADWVQIDPGRRINPVSGTAIRADLDAHWHELSPTVRTDLAARVVVLGAESTGSTTLAEALAAELGTLWVPEYGRELSETREGGLEAPWRSDEFDLVVDRQIAWEQDAARRAPRPVLVCDTDVLATALWHERYVGTAAPRIFARAAAHRPALYILTGDQIPFVQDGMRDGEHIRADMQKRFREVLAAQPVPWLEVRGTVAERVASALPAIHRAVAEATSFAAPMEGRPHAEQEDLRRRAGG
- a CDS encoding chloride channel protein, encoding MTAEPLARTRPHRRAVLALSKLGLATLIVGLATGLAVLLLVWIVHSIEHLVWGHEEGPFLDGLALPSPWWLPIVTVGGAGVVAALGWYLLRRFGRKLATVEQGVDGARMPWWETLADTVIQVTSVALGASIGKEVAPRELSAMAGSKIVGWFGLDARWRCILIASAAGAGLAAVYNVPLAGALFAIEILLAQFSVGGAVVALTVSAIATLVARPLVGDGSLYEVPALEVNASLVVAAVLIGPLMGWGATSFATVTKALGRFRPAGWKLLVVLPVTFAAVGVLGAFFPLILGNGRALATAGFDLSQPALLLLLLALLKYVATTISLGSGAIGGTLQPSVAIGAALGAAAAAGWALIWPGADGTALAIIAAAAFLASNMRAPFTAIALIIEFTDTGFTLLLPIFLAVAGSLAASRLSSRAGLRRFTPIDPARP
- a CDS encoding AAA family ATPase codes for the protein MTARLFFVIGPAGSGKSTVSTLIARRIGAAYLDKDSVATAFTEALLEAAGSDKNERDNNPYYQDVVMGLEYATLLRLAGDNLRLGNDVVLDAPFVRYFPEEDYLERAAAAHDWPADVVITVVHVTVDGALVRDRVDSRGYGRDAWKLAHWDEFWATAQAADCRWRGAHHVLFDNSASGADPAALEAALAAFV